One part of the Girardinichthys multiradiatus isolate DD_20200921_A chromosome 10, DD_fGirMul_XY1, whole genome shotgun sequence genome encodes these proteins:
- the ankrd22 gene encoding ankyrin repeat domain-containing protein 22 isoform X1 yields MGLVYSEPACQAASSGDIHQLYAILKMNPTLLDVQDKHTGDTPLIAACRHGNLNVVKYLVDNKANALLTNKKQRTCLHYVSKKTLSLLDYLMIAILMPILLLGYVLMLQKERKSVALMEVLLSSSVNVSAIDYKGNTALHYVCQRKSHSLVPLLLKRNAQTDIRNKNGETPLDIATRLKFTKIIAMLRKTN; encoded by the exons ATGGGGCTAGTTTACTCGGAG CCGGCCTGTCAGGCAGCCTCCAGCGGAGACATCCATCAGCTCTATGCGATCCTGAAAATGAACCCGACCCTGCTGGACGTTCAGGACAAACACACCGGGGACACGCCCCTCATTGCTGCTTGTCGTCATGGTAACCTGAATGTGGTTAAGTACCTGGTGGACAACAAGGCAAATGCCCTGCTTACCAATAAG AAACAGAGGACATGTCTTCACTATGTGTCTAAGAAGACTCTGTCTCTTTTGGACTACCTGATGATCGCCATCCTGATGCCTATCCTGCTGCTGGGATACGTCCTCATg ctgcagaaagagagaaagagtgTGGCGCTGATGGAGGTCCTGCTGAGCAGTAGTGTGAATGTTAGCGCCATTGACTAT AAAGGCAACACAGCGCTGCACTATGTCTGTCAAAGGAAAAGTCACAGTCTGGTTCCTCTGCTGTTGAAACGGAATGCCCAAACTGACATTAGGAATAAG AATGGAGAAACTCCGCTGGACATCGCCACCCGGCTAAAGTTCACAAAGATAATTGCCATGCTCAGGAAGACAAACTAA
- the ankrd22 gene encoding ankyrin repeat domain-containing protein 22 isoform X2, whose amino-acid sequence MNPTLLDVQDKHTGDTPLIAACRHGNLNVVKYLVDNKANALLTNKKQRTCLHYVSKKTLSLLDYLMIAILMPILLLGYVLMLQKERKSVALMEVLLSSSVNVSAIDYKGNTALHYVCQRKSHSLVPLLLKRNAQTDIRNKNGETPLDIATRLKFTKIIAMLRKTN is encoded by the exons ATGAACCCGACCCTGCTGGACGTTCAGGACAAACACACCGGGGACACGCCCCTCATTGCTGCTTGTCGTCATGGTAACCTGAATGTGGTTAAGTACCTGGTGGACAACAAGGCAAATGCCCTGCTTACCAATAAG AAACAGAGGACATGTCTTCACTATGTGTCTAAGAAGACTCTGTCTCTTTTGGACTACCTGATGATCGCCATCCTGATGCCTATCCTGCTGCTGGGATACGTCCTCATg ctgcagaaagagagaaagagtgTGGCGCTGATGGAGGTCCTGCTGAGCAGTAGTGTGAATGTTAGCGCCATTGACTAT AAAGGCAACACAGCGCTGCACTATGTCTGTCAAAGGAAAAGTCACAGTCTGGTTCCTCTGCTGTTGAAACGGAATGCCCAAACTGACATTAGGAATAAG AATGGAGAAACTCCGCTGGACATCGCCACCCGGCTAAAGTTCACAAAGATAATTGCCATGCTCAGGAAGACAAACTAA